The stretch of DNA ACAGATTTGGACGTTAGGTGCCTTCTCGCGGAAGGCCTTGGCAAAGGCTGGACCGAGATCCATGGTGGCTGCTTTGATCTTGGCAATCCGTTCTTCACCCAGGTCATCGAAGAATTCATCTAGGCTCTTGGCACTTTTCCCCCTCTGCCCCGTAGACGA from Ferrimicrobium acidiphilum DSM 19497 encodes:
- a CDS encoding transposase, giving the protein SSTGQRGKSAKSLDEFFDDLGEERIAKIKAATMDLGPAFAKAFREKAPNVQICLDPFHVVKLGXEAXEEVRKDLWREMRKLPSPTFAR